Proteins co-encoded in one Acanthopagrus latus isolate v.2019 chromosome 10, fAcaLat1.1, whole genome shotgun sequence genomic window:
- the col4a5 gene encoding collagen alpha-5(IV) chain isoform X1, which translates to MSQDAKSPRQLAAPLLLFLALCVAVQRSDSMSCHGCSGSKCECPNTKGTKGERGFPGLTGPPGVPGFPGPEGPIGPRGEKGSDGPMGPGGPKGIRGPSGLPGFPGTPGLPGLPGQDGPPGPRGVPGCNGTKGERGLPGGGGIPGQQGRPGPPGLPGPKGDPGDVISTNRFGEKGAVGLPGLPGVPGTPGPAGLQGPLGPPGPRGYEGRPGPPGPPGPKGNMGLNFQGPKGEKGDPGLPGPPGPPGQVGEQKRPPETEIQRGDKGDPGVPGPRGDPGYPGPPGPSGGQKGDKGEPGEAGKRGKPGKDGDPGSPGFPGVKGESGLPGPPGRDGERGFKGEPGYPGPPGAVIGSQTGTQPGPKGDSGYPGTPGSKGERGPQGLTGPPGAPGIPAIGGGGQPGQPGFPGERGQKGEAGVPGVSLPGPPGRQGAPGPQGSPGLPGPPGFSTAGQNCIPGEPGRPGVQGERGYPGETGQKGEKGDTCVNCYGETSALPGPQGPPGPPGFPGNPGPQGVKGDRGFPGIPGGVGPSGAPGPQGSPGYPGEKGDPGDAISVSGVRGEKGDTGFPGPPGLPGLDGRPGRDGLPGSPGPKGAPGSLQVKGERGLPGDPGSPGIPGDRGPPGPPGFGPQGPSGEKGIQGVSGRPGGPGAPGAKGEPGLSVAEKGLPGPRGQDGEPGLPGSPGNPGQPGQPGFPGLPGAKGDPGLPGIGLPGPPGAKGFPGIPGQPGSPGGPGRPGVDGLPGQPGIPGSKGEPGFGLPGPPGLPGVPGSKGFPGPKGDSGFPGSPGSPGRSGFDGAPGAKGDPGIPGTPGARGPPGPTTIGSVGQPGPPGPPGPMGPPGEKGFPGSNGAKGDPGPPGLDIPGLPGDRGTPGFPGSPGPPGTPGPPGGPGRDGLPGLPGTKGDMGPMGPPGPSGGPGGPGGPGAPGFKGEPGFPGRDGTPGGPGGKGERGDPGVMGPPGATVTSAVTKGDKGDPGLPGSPGFPGQKGISGLSGDPGLPGSDGRPGLPGPPGPKGDAGIPGGPGSPGGPGPKGAMGEMGIPGPAGQKGLTGQPGRSGTPGQPGGPGFPGAKGEPGSAGVGPPGPAGLKGEPGQPGFPGAPGLKGTPGSPGLPGLPGGPGAKGDPGLPGFQGPPGVSGPKGLDGGPGAPGLSGAPGRPGEPGRPGGPGLPGEKGQAGRDGIPGPAGVKGDPGLPGYGGPGPSGLPGLPGAKGDPGPPGGPGTPGFPGTKGEAGFPGSPGSSGNPGPPGPPGLALQGPKGLQGPPGPPGRAGPSGPPGPPGPEGVRGPAGSGGVKGEKGIPGAPGQPGFAGSKGDPGTPGFPGSPGLPGATGVKGDIGLPGVPGFPGPKGDPGSPGGAGLRGDPGEVGPTGPPGDPGVPPAPIVVKGERGPPGPQGQPGSRGLPGSQGRDGLPGQPGDPGDPGLEGPPGFSGPPGRKGDSGPAGQPGQQGYPGPPGSDGPQGSPGLPGSVSAAHGFLITRHSQGQDVPFCPEGTNPIYDGYSLLYVQGNERAHGQDLGSAGSCLRRFSTMPFMFCNINNVCNFASRNDYSYWLSTPEPMPMSMAPITGESIKPFISRCSVCEAPAMVIAVHSQTIQIPDCPDKWSSLWIGYSFMMHTSAGAEGSGQALASPGSCLEEFRSAPFIECHGRGTCNYYGNSYSFWLATVEPSEMFRKPQSETFKAGNLRTRVSRCVVCMKST; encoded by the exons TCTTGCCACGGATGTTCGGGATCCAAATGTGAGTGTCCAAACACAAAAGGAACCAAG GGTGAGCGGGGTTTTCCAGGTCTCACCGGACCTCCAGGAGTCCCAGGATTCCCCGGACCTGAAGGGCCCATTGGAcccagaggagagaag GGTAGCGATGGACCTATGGGACCGGGTGGTCCGAAAGGAATAAGA GGGCCGTCTGGACTGCCAGGCTTCCCAGGAACGCCAGGACTTCCA GGTCTGCCCGGGCAGGACGGACCTCCGGGGCCGAGAGGAGTGCCAGGATGCAACGGCACAAAG GGTGAGAGGGGTctcccaggaggaggaggaatccCCGGACAGCAGGGACGGCCG GGTCCACCTGGTCTTCCAGGACCAAAG GGCGACCCGGGCGATGTGATCTCCACCAACCGCTTCGGAGAGAAAGGAGCAGTGGGGCTGCCCGGACTTCCAGGAGTTCCT GGCACACCCGGACCCGCCGGTTTACAGGGGCCACTCGGCCCTCCAGGACCCAGAGGCTACGAG GGTCGTCCAGGTCCTCCCGGTCCTCCCGGACCAAAG gGAAACATGGGACTGAACTTCCAAGGACCCAAAGGAGAGAAG gGTGATCCCGGTCTGCCAGGACCTCCTGGTCCTCCCGGACAAGTGGGAGAACAGAAGAGGCCACCTGAGACGGAGAtccagagaggagacaag ggcGACCCAGGAGTTCCAGGACCAAGAGGCGATCCAGGCTATCCAGGACCTCCT GGTCCTTCAGGAGGACAGAAAGGAGACAAGGGAGAACCAGGAGAAGCAGGCAAACGC GGCAAACCAGGCAAAGATGGAGACCCTGGTTCTCCAGGATTCCCT GGAGTCAAAGGAGAGTCAGGCCTTCCAGGTCCTCCAggcagggatggagagaga GGATTCAAAGGTGAACCTGGATATCCAGGCCCACCAGGAGCG GTGATTGGCTCACAGACAGGAACTCAGCCCGGCCCTAAAGGCGATTCTGGGTACCCCGGAACTCCTGGATccaaaggagagagagggccACAAG GTTTAACAGGCCCTCCAGGAGCACCAGGAATTCCAGCtattggtggtggtggtcagCCTGGACAACCAGGCTTCCCAGGAGAGAGAGGTCAGAAGGGTGAAGCTGGCGTTCCAGGGGTATCTCTGCCTGGTCCCCCAGGACGTCAAGGGGCTCCTGGTCCTCAGGGTTCACCAGGTCTCCCTGGACCGCCAGGCTTTTCCACAGCAGGACAAAACTGCATCCCTGGAGAACCCGGGCGTCCCGgtgtgcagggagagagaggttaCCCTGGAGAGACAGGCCAGAAAG GTGAAAAGGGAGACACTTGTGTGAACTGCTATGGTGAAACCAGTGCCCTTCCAGGTCCCCAGGGACCTCCAGGACCACCTGGATTCCCAG GAAATCCTGGCCCCCAGGGTGTCAAAGGAGACAGAGGATTTCCAGGAATACCTGGTGGTGTTGGACCTTCT GGTGCTCCTGGTCCACAAGGTTCTCCAGGATACCCCGGAGAGAAGGGAGACCCAGGTGATGCCATCTCAGTGAGTGGCGTACGGGGAGAGAAGGGCGACACCGGCTTCCCTGGACCACCTGGTCTGCCCGGCCTGGATGGTCGACCCGGTCGTGACGGACTGCCTGGAAGTCCTGGACCCAAAGGAGCTCCT GGCTCTTTGCAAGTGAAAGGAGAACGAGGGCTCCCCGGTGATCCAGGTTCCCCAGGTATTCCGGGAGACAGGGGTCCACCAGGACCACCTGGCTTTGGACCTCAGGGGCCCTCAGGAGAGAAGGGTATCCAGGGTGTATCAGGAAGACCAGGAGGTCCTGGAGCACCCG GTGCTAAAGGTGAACCAGGCCTGTCAGTCGCTGAGAAAGGCTTACCAGGACCCAGAGGACAGGATGGAGAACCAGGACTGCCCGGCTCACCAG GTAACCCAGGTCAGCCTGGACAGCCTGGATTCCCCGGTTTACCAGGAGCCAAGGGTGATCCTGGACTCCCTGGCATCGGACTCCCAGGACCCCCAGGTGCTAAAG GATTCCCAGGTATCCCCGGACAGCCAGGATCTCCTGGAGGACCAGGCAGACCAGGAGTTGATGGACTTCCCGGCCAGCCTGGAATACCTGGATCCAAG GGCGAGCCTGGCTTTGGTCTTCCTGGCCCTCCAGGTTTACCAGGAGTACCTGGATCTAAAGGATTCCCCGGACCAAAGGGAGATTCTGGTTTCCCTGGCAGCCCTGGTTCACCTGGACGATCTGGATTTGACGGCGCTCCAGGAGCTAAAG GCGATCCGGGCATACCTGGTACACCTGGAGCTCGTGGACCACCTGGACCCACCACCATTGGCTCAGTGGGACAACCTGGCCCACCTGGTCCTCCTGGCCCAATGGGACCACCAG GCGAGAAAG GATTCCCTGGATCAAATGGCGCAAAGGGAGACCCTGGTCCTCCAGGTCTAGACATCCCAGGTCTGCCTGGCGACCGAGGAACTCCTGGTTTCCCAGGTTCCCCAGGACCACCCGGAACCCCAGGACCTCCCGGAGGACCAGGACGTGATGGCCTGCCTGGACTGCCAG gtACCAAAGGTGACATGGGTCCCATGGGACCTCCAGGACCCTCTGGAGGACCAGGAGGCCCAGGAGGGCCTGGTGCTCCTGGCTTTAAAG GTGAACCTGGATTCCCTGGCAGAGACGGCACACCTGGCGGTCCCGGTGGTAAAGGAGAGAGAGGCGACCCAGGTGTTATGGGACCCCCGGGAGCTACCGTGACATCAGCAGTCACAAAGGGAGACAAAGGAGATCCTGGACTACCAG GTTCACCAGGTTTTCCAGGTCAGAAAGGcatctctggtctctctggtgATCCTGGACTGCCGGGATCAGATGGACGCCCTGGACTCCCCGGACCACCAG GTCCTAAGGGAGATGCTGGAATCCCAGGAGGCCCAGGCAGTCCTGGAGGTCCAGGACCTAAAGGCGCTATGGGAGAAATGGGAATACCAG gacCAGCAGGGCAGAAGGGTCTAACAGGTCAGCCAGGAAGGTCTGGAACCCCAGGACAGCCAGGAGGACCTGGTTTCCCTGGAGCCAAAGGTGAACCAGGCTCTGCCGGCGTTGGACCACCTGGACCTGCTGGACTCAAG GGTGAACCTGGCCAGCCAGGGTTCCCGGGAGCTCCAGGACTGAAAGGAACTCCAGGATCACCTGGTCTCCCAGGTTTACCAGGAGGGCCAGGTGCCAAAGGTGACCCTGGTCTGCCAGGATTCCAAG GTCCTCCTGGTGTCTCTGGCCCTAAGGGTCTCGATGGTGGGCCTGGTGCCCCAGGTCTCAGTGGAGCTCCCGGCAGACCAGGAGAGCCTGGCCGACCAGGAGGACCAGGGTTGCCAGGAGAGAAGGGTCAGGCCGGTCGGGACGGGATCCCAGGACCAGCTGGAGTGAAAGGAGATCCTG GTCTTCCTGGTTATGGTGGTCCTGGTCCATCTGGTCTTCCAGGGTTGCCAG GTGCGAAGGGAGACCCAGGTCCTCCAGGAGGACCTGGCACACCTGGTTTCCCCGGCACTAAAGGAGAGGCTGGTTTCCCTGGTTCTCCTGGTTCTAGTGGCAACCCCGGCCCACCTGGGCCCCCAGGACTTGCTCTACAGGGCCCCAAAGGACTTCAAGGACCTCCTGGACCACCTGGAAGAGCAG GTCCCTCAG GTCCTCCAG GTCCACCTGGCCCGGAGGGTGTCCGTGGGCCAGCAGGAAGTGGTGGTGTGAAGGGAGAGAAGGGTATTCCTGGTGCTCCTGGCCAGCCAGGCTTCGCCGGATCAAAGGGAGATCCTGGTACTCCTGGATTCCCA GGTTCACCCGGTCTTCCTGGTGCTACTGGTGTGAAGGGAGATATCGGTCTGCCTGGTGTTCCTGGCTTCCCTG GACCAAAGGGAGACCCAGGAAGTCCTGGTGGTGCCGGTCTTCGTGGTGATCCTGGAGAAGTTGGACCCACAG GACCTCCTGGTGACCCTGGTGTACCTCCAGCACCCATTGTGGTGAAGGGAGAGCGAGGACCACCTGGTCCTCAAGGCCAGCCTGGTAGTCGAGGACTTCCTGGTTCTCAAGGACGTGATGGACTTCCAG GTCAGCCTGGTGACCCTGGAGATCCTGGTTTGGAGGGTCCTCCTGGCTTCAGCGGTCCACCTGGCAGGAAGGGAGACAGTGGACCGGCCGGTCAACCTG GTCAGCAAGGCTACCCTGGTCCCCCTGGTTCAGATGGTCCACAAGGTTCTCCTGGTCTACCAGGATCAGTGTCTGCGGCTCATGGCTTCCTCATCACCCGCCACAGCCAGGGTCAGGATGTTCCTTTCTGTCCTGAGGGAACTAACCCCATCTATGACGGTTACTCCTTGCTCTATGTGCAGGGTAACGAGAGGGCACACGGACAGGATCTTG GCTCTGCCGGCAGCTGTCTGCGCAGGTTCAGCACCATGCCCTTCATGTTCTGCAACATCAACAATGTCTGCAATTTCGCCTCCCGCAATGACTACTCCTACTGGCTGTCCACGCCTGAGCCCATGCCCATGTCCATGGCCCCCATCACCGGAGAGAGCATCAAGCCTTTCATCAGCAG GTGTTCAGTATGTGAAGCTCCAGCCATGGTGATTGCAGTCCACAGTCAGACAATCCAGATTCCAGATTGCCCTGACAAATGGTCCTCTCTGTGGATTGGATATTCCTTCATGATG CACACTAGCGCAGGAGCAGAGGGCTCCGGTCAGGCCTTGGCCTCACCCGGCTCCTGCCTGGAGGAGTTCCGCAGCGCTCCCTTCATAGAGTGCCACGGCAGAGGGACATGCAACTACTACGGCAACTCCTACAGCTTCTGGCTGGCAACTGTAGAACCCTCAGAGATGTTCAG GAAGCCCCAGTCGGAGACTTTTAAAGCGGGTAACCTACGGACGCGCGTCAGCCGCTGCGTGGTCTGCATGAAGAGTACGTAA
- the col4a5 gene encoding collagen alpha-5(IV) chain isoform X2, producing the protein MSQDAKSPRQLAAPLLLFLALCVAVQRSDSMSCHGCSGSKCECPNTKGTKGERGFPGLTGPPGVPGFPGPEGPIGPRGEKGSDGPMGPGGPKGIRGPSGLPGFPGTPGLPGLPGQDGPPGPRGVPGCNGTKGERGLPGGGGIPGQQGRPGPPGLPGPKGDPGDVISTNRFGEKGAVGLPGLPGVPGTPGPAGLQGPLGPPGPRGYEGRPGPPGPPGPKGNMGLNFQGPKGEKGDPGLPGPPGPPGQVGEQKRPPETEIQRGDKGDPGVPGPRGDPGYPGPPGPSGGQKGDKGEPGEAGKRGKPGKDGDPGSPGFPGVKGESGLPGPPGRDGERGFKGEPGYPGPPGAVIGSQTGTQPGPKGDSGYPGTPGSKGERGPQGLTGPPGAPGIPAIGGGGQPGQPGFPGERGQKGEAGVPGVSLPGPPGRQGAPGPQGSPGLPGPPGFSTAGQNCIPGEPGRPGVQGERGYPGETGQKGEKGDTCVNCYGETSALPGPQGPPGPPGFPGNPGPQGVKGDRGFPGIPGGVGPSGAPGPQGSPGYPGEKGDPGDAISVSGVRGEKGDTGFPGPPGLPGLDGRPGRDGLPGSPGPKGAPGSLQVKGERGLPGDPGSPGIPGDRGPPGPPGFGPQGPSGEKGIQGVSGRPGGPGAPGAKGEPGLSVAEKGLPGPRGQDGEPGLPGSPGNPGQPGQPGFPGLPGAKGDPGLPGIGLPGPPGAKGFPGIPGQPGSPGGPGRPGVDGLPGQPGIPGSKGEPGFGLPGPPGLPGVPGSKGFPGPKGDSGFPGSPGSPGRSGFDGAPGAKGDPGIPGTPGARGPPGPTTIGSVGQPGPPGPPGPMGPPGFPGSNGAKGDPGPPGLDIPGLPGDRGTPGFPGSPGPPGTPGPPGGPGRDGLPGLPGTKGDMGPMGPPGPSGGPGGPGGPGAPGFKGEPGFPGRDGTPGGPGGKGERGDPGVMGPPGATVTSAVTKGDKGDPGLPGSPGFPGQKGISGLSGDPGLPGSDGRPGLPGPPGPKGDAGIPGGPGSPGGPGPKGAMGEMGIPGPAGQKGLTGQPGRSGTPGQPGGPGFPGAKGEPGSAGVGPPGPAGLKGEPGQPGFPGAPGLKGTPGSPGLPGLPGGPGAKGDPGLPGFQGPPGVSGPKGLDGGPGAPGLSGAPGRPGEPGRPGGPGLPGEKGQAGRDGIPGPAGVKGDPGLPGYGGPGPSGLPGLPGAKGDPGPPGGPGTPGFPGTKGEAGFPGSPGSSGNPGPPGPPGLALQGPKGLQGPPGPPGRAGPSGPPGPPGPEGVRGPAGSGGVKGEKGIPGAPGQPGFAGSKGDPGTPGFPGSPGLPGATGVKGDIGLPGVPGFPGPKGDPGSPGGAGLRGDPGEVGPTGPPGDPGVPPAPIVVKGERGPPGPQGQPGSRGLPGSQGRDGLPGQPGDPGDPGLEGPPGFSGPPGRKGDSGPAGQPGQQGYPGPPGSDGPQGSPGLPGSVSAAHGFLITRHSQGQDVPFCPEGTNPIYDGYSLLYVQGNERAHGQDLGSAGSCLRRFSTMPFMFCNINNVCNFASRNDYSYWLSTPEPMPMSMAPITGESIKPFISRCSVCEAPAMVIAVHSQTIQIPDCPDKWSSLWIGYSFMMHTSAGAEGSGQALASPGSCLEEFRSAPFIECHGRGTCNYYGNSYSFWLATVEPSEMFRKPQSETFKAGNLRTRVSRCVVCMKST; encoded by the exons TCTTGCCACGGATGTTCGGGATCCAAATGTGAGTGTCCAAACACAAAAGGAACCAAG GGTGAGCGGGGTTTTCCAGGTCTCACCGGACCTCCAGGAGTCCCAGGATTCCCCGGACCTGAAGGGCCCATTGGAcccagaggagagaag GGTAGCGATGGACCTATGGGACCGGGTGGTCCGAAAGGAATAAGA GGGCCGTCTGGACTGCCAGGCTTCCCAGGAACGCCAGGACTTCCA GGTCTGCCCGGGCAGGACGGACCTCCGGGGCCGAGAGGAGTGCCAGGATGCAACGGCACAAAG GGTGAGAGGGGTctcccaggaggaggaggaatccCCGGACAGCAGGGACGGCCG GGTCCACCTGGTCTTCCAGGACCAAAG GGCGACCCGGGCGATGTGATCTCCACCAACCGCTTCGGAGAGAAAGGAGCAGTGGGGCTGCCCGGACTTCCAGGAGTTCCT GGCACACCCGGACCCGCCGGTTTACAGGGGCCACTCGGCCCTCCAGGACCCAGAGGCTACGAG GGTCGTCCAGGTCCTCCCGGTCCTCCCGGACCAAAG gGAAACATGGGACTGAACTTCCAAGGACCCAAAGGAGAGAAG gGTGATCCCGGTCTGCCAGGACCTCCTGGTCCTCCCGGACAAGTGGGAGAACAGAAGAGGCCACCTGAGACGGAGAtccagagaggagacaag ggcGACCCAGGAGTTCCAGGACCAAGAGGCGATCCAGGCTATCCAGGACCTCCT GGTCCTTCAGGAGGACAGAAAGGAGACAAGGGAGAACCAGGAGAAGCAGGCAAACGC GGCAAACCAGGCAAAGATGGAGACCCTGGTTCTCCAGGATTCCCT GGAGTCAAAGGAGAGTCAGGCCTTCCAGGTCCTCCAggcagggatggagagaga GGATTCAAAGGTGAACCTGGATATCCAGGCCCACCAGGAGCG GTGATTGGCTCACAGACAGGAACTCAGCCCGGCCCTAAAGGCGATTCTGGGTACCCCGGAACTCCTGGATccaaaggagagagagggccACAAG GTTTAACAGGCCCTCCAGGAGCACCAGGAATTCCAGCtattggtggtggtggtcagCCTGGACAACCAGGCTTCCCAGGAGAGAGAGGTCAGAAGGGTGAAGCTGGCGTTCCAGGGGTATCTCTGCCTGGTCCCCCAGGACGTCAAGGGGCTCCTGGTCCTCAGGGTTCACCAGGTCTCCCTGGACCGCCAGGCTTTTCCACAGCAGGACAAAACTGCATCCCTGGAGAACCCGGGCGTCCCGgtgtgcagggagagagaggttaCCCTGGAGAGACAGGCCAGAAAG GTGAAAAGGGAGACACTTGTGTGAACTGCTATGGTGAAACCAGTGCCCTTCCAGGTCCCCAGGGACCTCCAGGACCACCTGGATTCCCAG GAAATCCTGGCCCCCAGGGTGTCAAAGGAGACAGAGGATTTCCAGGAATACCTGGTGGTGTTGGACCTTCT GGTGCTCCTGGTCCACAAGGTTCTCCAGGATACCCCGGAGAGAAGGGAGACCCAGGTGATGCCATCTCAGTGAGTGGCGTACGGGGAGAGAAGGGCGACACCGGCTTCCCTGGACCACCTGGTCTGCCCGGCCTGGATGGTCGACCCGGTCGTGACGGACTGCCTGGAAGTCCTGGACCCAAAGGAGCTCCT GGCTCTTTGCAAGTGAAAGGAGAACGAGGGCTCCCCGGTGATCCAGGTTCCCCAGGTATTCCGGGAGACAGGGGTCCACCAGGACCACCTGGCTTTGGACCTCAGGGGCCCTCAGGAGAGAAGGGTATCCAGGGTGTATCAGGAAGACCAGGAGGTCCTGGAGCACCCG GTGCTAAAGGTGAACCAGGCCTGTCAGTCGCTGAGAAAGGCTTACCAGGACCCAGAGGACAGGATGGAGAACCAGGACTGCCCGGCTCACCAG GTAACCCAGGTCAGCCTGGACAGCCTGGATTCCCCGGTTTACCAGGAGCCAAGGGTGATCCTGGACTCCCTGGCATCGGACTCCCAGGACCCCCAGGTGCTAAAG GATTCCCAGGTATCCCCGGACAGCCAGGATCTCCTGGAGGACCAGGCAGACCAGGAGTTGATGGACTTCCCGGCCAGCCTGGAATACCTGGATCCAAG GGCGAGCCTGGCTTTGGTCTTCCTGGCCCTCCAGGTTTACCAGGAGTACCTGGATCTAAAGGATTCCCCGGACCAAAGGGAGATTCTGGTTTCCCTGGCAGCCCTGGTTCACCTGGACGATCTGGATTTGACGGCGCTCCAGGAGCTAAAG GCGATCCGGGCATACCTGGTACACCTGGAGCTCGTGGACCACCTGGACCCACCACCATTGGCTCAGTGGGACAACCTGGCCCACCTGGTCCTCCTGGCCCAATGGGACCACCAG GATTCCCTGGATCAAATGGCGCAAAGGGAGACCCTGGTCCTCCAGGTCTAGACATCCCAGGTCTGCCTGGCGACCGAGGAACTCCTGGTTTCCCAGGTTCCCCAGGACCACCCGGAACCCCAGGACCTCCCGGAGGACCAGGACGTGATGGCCTGCCTGGACTGCCAG gtACCAAAGGTGACATGGGTCCCATGGGACCTCCAGGACCCTCTGGAGGACCAGGAGGCCCAGGAGGGCCTGGTGCTCCTGGCTTTAAAG GTGAACCTGGATTCCCTGGCAGAGACGGCACACCTGGCGGTCCCGGTGGTAAAGGAGAGAGAGGCGACCCAGGTGTTATGGGACCCCCGGGAGCTACCGTGACATCAGCAGTCACAAAGGGAGACAAAGGAGATCCTGGACTACCAG GTTCACCAGGTTTTCCAGGTCAGAAAGGcatctctggtctctctggtgATCCTGGACTGCCGGGATCAGATGGACGCCCTGGACTCCCCGGACCACCAG GTCCTAAGGGAGATGCTGGAATCCCAGGAGGCCCAGGCAGTCCTGGAGGTCCAGGACCTAAAGGCGCTATGGGAGAAATGGGAATACCAG gacCAGCAGGGCAGAAGGGTCTAACAGGTCAGCCAGGAAGGTCTGGAACCCCAGGACAGCCAGGAGGACCTGGTTTCCCTGGAGCCAAAGGTGAACCAGGCTCTGCCGGCGTTGGACCACCTGGACCTGCTGGACTCAAG GGTGAACCTGGCCAGCCAGGGTTCCCGGGAGCTCCAGGACTGAAAGGAACTCCAGGATCACCTGGTCTCCCAGGTTTACCAGGAGGGCCAGGTGCCAAAGGTGACCCTGGTCTGCCAGGATTCCAAG GTCCTCCTGGTGTCTCTGGCCCTAAGGGTCTCGATGGTGGGCCTGGTGCCCCAGGTCTCAGTGGAGCTCCCGGCAGACCAGGAGAGCCTGGCCGACCAGGAGGACCAGGGTTGCCAGGAGAGAAGGGTCAGGCCGGTCGGGACGGGATCCCAGGACCAGCTGGAGTGAAAGGAGATCCTG GTCTTCCTGGTTATGGTGGTCCTGGTCCATCTGGTCTTCCAGGGTTGCCAG GTGCGAAGGGAGACCCAGGTCCTCCAGGAGGACCTGGCACACCTGGTTTCCCCGGCACTAAAGGAGAGGCTGGTTTCCCTGGTTCTCCTGGTTCTAGTGGCAACCCCGGCCCACCTGGGCCCCCAGGACTTGCTCTACAGGGCCCCAAAGGACTTCAAGGACCTCCTGGACCACCTGGAAGAGCAG GTCCCTCAG GTCCTCCAG GTCCACCTGGCCCGGAGGGTGTCCGTGGGCCAGCAGGAAGTGGTGGTGTGAAGGGAGAGAAGGGTATTCCTGGTGCTCCTGGCCAGCCAGGCTTCGCCGGATCAAAGGGAGATCCTGGTACTCCTGGATTCCCA GGTTCACCCGGTCTTCCTGGTGCTACTGGTGTGAAGGGAGATATCGGTCTGCCTGGTGTTCCTGGCTTCCCTG GACCAAAGGGAGACCCAGGAAGTCCTGGTGGTGCCGGTCTTCGTGGTGATCCTGGAGAAGTTGGACCCACAG GACCTCCTGGTGACCCTGGTGTACCTCCAGCACCCATTGTGGTGAAGGGAGAGCGAGGACCACCTGGTCCTCAAGGCCAGCCTGGTAGTCGAGGACTTCCTGGTTCTCAAGGACGTGATGGACTTCCAG GTCAGCCTGGTGACCCTGGAGATCCTGGTTTGGAGGGTCCTCCTGGCTTCAGCGGTCCACCTGGCAGGAAGGGAGACAGTGGACCGGCCGGTCAACCTG GTCAGCAAGGCTACCCTGGTCCCCCTGGTTCAGATGGTCCACAAGGTTCTCCTGGTCTACCAGGATCAGTGTCTGCGGCTCATGGCTTCCTCATCACCCGCCACAGCCAGGGTCAGGATGTTCCTTTCTGTCCTGAGGGAACTAACCCCATCTATGACGGTTACTCCTTGCTCTATGTGCAGGGTAACGAGAGGGCACACGGACAGGATCTTG GCTCTGCCGGCAGCTGTCTGCGCAGGTTCAGCACCATGCCCTTCATGTTCTGCAACATCAACAATGTCTGCAATTTCGCCTCCCGCAATGACTACTCCTACTGGCTGTCCACGCCTGAGCCCATGCCCATGTCCATGGCCCCCATCACCGGAGAGAGCATCAAGCCTTTCATCAGCAG GTGTTCAGTATGTGAAGCTCCAGCCATGGTGATTGCAGTCCACAGTCAGACAATCCAGATTCCAGATTGCCCTGACAAATGGTCCTCTCTGTGGATTGGATATTCCTTCATGATG CACACTAGCGCAGGAGCAGAGGGCTCCGGTCAGGCCTTGGCCTCACCCGGCTCCTGCCTGGAGGAGTTCCGCAGCGCTCCCTTCATAGAGTGCCACGGCAGAGGGACATGCAACTACTACGGCAACTCCTACAGCTTCTGGCTGGCAACTGTAGAACCCTCAGAGATGTTCAG GAAGCCCCAGTCGGAGACTTTTAAAGCGGGTAACCTACGGACGCGCGTCAGCCGCTGCGTGGTCTGCATGAAGAGTACGTAA